The Papaver somniferum cultivar HN1 chromosome 6, ASM357369v1, whole genome shotgun sequence genome segment CCGATATTACTTTAATCATGATTTAGGAAAAATAATCCCAATTTAGGAAAAATGAGAAAAATTGGGTTTAGTTTGTTTTAAGggaaaaatataaattaaaactTACAATTGGGAAATCTGTAAGAATAATAAGATTAATCGATATTAAATTGAAGACTAATTTAGTTTGGATCTACAAAGAAAAAGTTAGGGCTTATACTTTGATTTTAGGGAAGAAACAGGATTATTAGTTAAAAAAATTAAGACTTGTTTGGAAATTTTGGCTTTTTGTTTTAACTTAAGTTTTTTGGGCTATATTTAATAAAAGCATGggttatatttaagagaagccattCAAAATTTGTAACCCATAGTCTCATTTTGAGCAATTGGGGAACACTCTATGCTCAATTCTCTGTAAAAGCTTTTTCTCTTAATATAACCTtctattcaaaaataaataaatagtacgCTTTTACCGAAAGCAAAGTGATACGTTGTGCACGGAGCCTTCACATAATTCAAAATAGTGGCAGCAATATCCCAAAGTGATACTTTGGTACTAATATGGAAAACATAGATAAATATGTAACTCTAATCTCGATCGATCAAACAGGGGCAATAGAAGGACGGAATCCATGTCGCAAACTTGCAACCCATACTTTCTCAACGTCCTCCAGTGTTAACAACGAGTCACTATCACATTCATGCGAGTCCCAGTTTTCCATTGCGTGAATTATTCCACATATTCGCGATGCACTCATAACTCTTCTTGGCAACCAGTCCTGTAACATATAATTTTCCATATTATTATTAAGAAGCTGACATCAAAATTAGGTAGAGGTAACTACAAATTTCAGTACCTCGCAAGAATGAATGTTTTTGATTGTGGACGGAACTGTCATTGCCGGCGTGTTAAAGTAGACGCAGTCTTTTCGCATATTTTTTAAGTTCCCAATCCATGGAGGAATTTGCGAAAATGGGACAAAGAATGTCCCTGCTGGAGCATTCGTCTGATCCTCGTCGCTAAATCCATCACCCACTAACCACACCTGTTGTAAACGTATATTATTTAGTTATTGATCGATTATATCAGTTTTTGATAGACCAAATtaaccaatatatttttcttacCTGACTATGAGCGTGATTCGAAGTTGTTGGGAGGATTAGATTACTACTAATATCCAAAGTTAATGACGTTGCTTCCATCATCATGGCCTTCAACTTCAAATTGAgcttttcaaattcatccataTTTGTGACAACTACTTGAGAACCTTTTTGGCATAAAATCAACGCAACTGTGTACGCCACTTTTGTGAATTTTCCTCTCATTATTACTTGGTTGGTACCGTGAGGAATGATTTTGATGATGTGGTTAACCACTAGAGCAACAGTTAAACTACTGCCGTCGACAATCCTTATCTTCAAAGTTGAATGTTTTTCTAAGTATACCTTCCCATTATTGTTAAGTTCTTCATCCTGAATGCAGCATTAACGAACAAACAATAAATAGTTGAAACTTGTGAAAGATTTGATATCATACTTTATAAGCGCCatacataaataaaattttagggAGTTACTTGCCTGATTCAAGAGACCTAAGCTGATGACCTTAACACCAGCCTTTTCAGCTTCTAGTATGGCATTCTCAATCAAGACATTGATTTTCTCTCTTTGCGAGGTTAACTTGTACTGCAAAAATAACCACCAAATGATTCTTAGCATTAATTGATGCATCAGCCCAGATTACCATAATCAAATTCAGATTTCGTAACTTACTTGGTAAGCATATTTTGGTACAACCCAAGTCTGAATGTTTAGTCTTCCATTGAAAGTGTTCCTCTCACCTACAAAGGAATTAGTGTAACCAAACAAGACTTTCCACATATAAGTTAACGGCCATGCAAACATCAAATACCATTTGGTACTAGGATTATAGGGCCTTGATGCCAAGGACGCCACTCCTAGTCTTAAGTGGTAGACTGAATCGAGTGTTGTTGCATGCGAAAGATGAACAACTTCTGGTTGTTCATCCCTCCTCCTCAGCGAGGTATCGTACAATTCATCACTAGACGTGTCCATGGTTCCGTATATGAGATCATAGATTGGCATGAATAGTGAGTAATTTGTTCGGAACTGGGTGTGATGAAGGGAATGAAACCTGCATGTTAGGCAAACAATGAGAAAATAtccttgatcaaaaaaaaaaaagaactcagTCCCGGTGCAATGACCATCTGCGGAGGAATTACTACAAAAGGACACTTACGATGGCGTGTAGAAGATGTATTTGAGGAAGGGAAAGATGTTGAAGACATATGATATAGTGACCAATTCGAAGTTGCAGTGACCCAAGTAGTTCATGAAATCAATATAAATGATGTAACCACCAACAGCTACTACCGATGCGGTCCCGGTGAAAATCACTGTTAAAATCGGTATTGCAAAGAGTAGGAAATAAATGATATGCTCCCCAAATGGATGTATAACAGCTGCATCACATGTTAAAAACATCACAATCATCAATAAGAACATAAACTTCGTAATGAACTTAAAATCATATTTCTTAATGGAGGGTTTGATGAACATACATGTGACTGGTTCAGTGACAATGGAAGAGTGATGGTGAGAATGGTAGCGAGAGTAAAGAAAATGGTGATGTAAAGCTCTGTGAAACCAATAGTAGAGAAATTCAACTGGACCCATGTGAAGTAGAATTGTCATAACTACACCATCTGTTCTCCAAAATGGAATTGGTGAATTCAACTTAGCTGCAGTTAGTACCCATTTATAACTCGAGTAGAATATAACTCCCATGAATATGATATTGTCATCCCAATTACTTTCTCTGTCAACTTGTTCAAATTCTATGGGCTTGTCAATTATTCTGTTCTTGGCTTTGGCAGTTCTAAAACGAGAATAGCTTGTCCAAATCTGGGCATGTATTATCCTAGACCATAGAAATGGGAGGATGATCAGGTACATCCTCGTTTCGTCGTCCCAGCTGATGTCCCTGCTGTCGCTTTCTCTCAATGTTGATCTGATCATCATTTTCGAAGCAGTATACATGCTATCCACCACCCATGGTGCCAGAACTATGTACTTTCATCATCATCAAACAAGCAAAAAAATTAGGAACAAAAGAATTTTATTTCATAATGGTTGTGCAGTGATAGAAAATTGAGCTAGCTAATATAGAAAGGCATAGATGTAAAGTACCTTAAACCTACTTCCAAGATGTTTCCATGGCCAGTCGGTGACGATGCCTGGTTTACTAGCCATTTGCTGCTGCGAGTGTACTGCAAACTGGTTTCTTATGTCCAATGTAAGTGTCTTTGGCGTGATCCCCTCTTTAAATTAAGCTATCGATTTTGGTATTTTCACAGTTGAAATTGAGCCGTTGGATCTCTGATTTATTATGTTAAAAGAACAAGTAATGTATAGTTGTGTATTGCGTTGCTTGTCAgtcattgttgtttctttactatgAACTTATGAATTAAAGGATTTGAACACCTTCAAAGAAACATAATTAGTCTAGGGCTTTATGTACGGAAaattggtcatttgtccaaatatttctaaaacatggttcaaatggacgagtaaaaactattatgagtgaaatggacaccaaaaaaataacaaggatgaaactggattcatcctgacttaaacttaaaaaatagcaaggatgaaattagatgcatcctgatgtaaattaaaaataagaaaaaatatttaaaaatgggtatgatgaaactgtttacatcttggctatttttacatttttgtccatttaaacagtatcaaaatctaaatgtctttttcacccaggaattattgattttggtttttttaaccaattttctgCTCTACATAGCCCCCtgttccttcaaaaaaaatttctcaaaatatgcttCATTTCTGGGGATAAAATGAATAATATTTGACAAacataaatttgaagaaaaataacAACATAAATATGATTGATTGTTGTGTATGTAAttcaaaaagttttaaaaatttataaaatttacAAAAATTCACGAAAGTCTGATGTATAGTTTTATGTCAAGTTCTGACATATTTATATTTCGTAAAAAAGTTGCATCTTTTTTTTATAACACCTCTGTTTTTTTAAAAcaaatattatcatttttttattttaggcTAAAAATAGGATAAATTGACTAAGAAATAGTACTTCGTTCAAATGAACCGGGGGAGTATACAAGATTTCTAAGGCATTCTTAATTTAAGTCCCTAATTAAAAGTTCGGCATTCTGAATGGTCTAATGGTTTGTTTACACCGTTGAATTGGGGGCCCtggaaaataattaggggcccctggcaaaatgacaaaaaaaggtcatgaaatagtaaatggtggttatcccttatcccatttttttttaaatggctaaactatcccaaatcattagtggtaattaagttaattagttgttaattagtttagttagattaaaatcagatgtagggttaaaattttgataaaagaaaaattgtatttttatgttgtggagaagaagaaggtgagtttTTGGGGGAAACcttagggttatttgaaatgagtgattctagtggaggaagTGATGTTGGTGAAGGTTTAAATAACacacatgattgtgttgatggtaatggATTGGATATATGATGAAGAcatgttaatagaggaagctttcaataatggtgcaaatgaagatcttattgctcaaaatgaaggaaccaatcctcaaaatgaagaacccgaagctcaaaacaatcaggttaacttcctatactcttcaaattgtatgaatgatgctcCAAGTTGAcgattcatgtacactatgcaactattcagagtgagggtcgttaagtcgagagggtaataaacgaacgactttaaggagtcgtcaattacttgacacaacctttgacgactataacctgcaacttttgcaggttatgaaaaatcgtcaaccaaatgtgatataattgacgactctAGCTAGTTAGGTCACATAGAGTCGTTAAattaatatgtttagaacccaacgactcAAAAAAATTTTACTctctgaagatgttactcttagggtcgttaattTGGCATTCCTATATGCTGACGACCCTAGCGAGCCATTTCATAGTATAGTCGTCATTTCATAGATCAAGGGTCGGAAggcaaaatttataaaaccaaacgacccttcaacatcgttaacgacttcaaaaatttgacatgacgacccttcaacatagttAACGATTACAACCATTTGAAATGACGACCCTTCCTATTTCTTGAACAGAgaacaaattttgtatcatatagagtcgttagtttCATAAAGGGGTCGCACAGAGAATCGTTAACGCTTTAGAAATATATTGACGACCCTATCAGTATTTGGGACAGAGAGGTGGTTCTGCATAAGACAGAGTCGTTCATATTTAAAAAGGGTCGTCGAGAAGAATCGTTAACGATTTAGAAATTCCTGGACGACACTATACTAGGGATGAAAACCAGGTTTAAggtcgttatctactacaccctaatggttaacgatttttcatcaagttaacatgcatataaaaaatcgttaagaaataaaaaaaacgtagttaacgaccctggaactgtaactgcaattttgcagttgaaaacctaatttttcaatcaacaaatcaaattaaatgcaaacccaacttagattagggggttttagttcacttatgacgatgaatcggtgagaattttttttctcagaagttgTTAATGGAATGGGAGACAAAGGAGGAAGGGAGCGGAGAAAAGGAAGAATGGGAGGAGAAAAAGTtttgattgaaatgaagattggGGCCAAGATTAGTGGTTAATGATATTTTTAGGGTAATTATTAGAGAAGGCTAAATTGGTATTTTCACTAACATCTTGGAAGCCCTCTATCTTTTATGGGGTGGGTATAAATTGGgtgaggcccctaattattttccaTGACCCTCAATTAAGCTTTATTTATCTATCTCCGTCTGTTTATAGTCATcgtggaaacatcaaagtaactAATAAAACTTTCGAGTGTATTGAATATCAATTTAGGATATGAGAAATACTAAGaccaagtcttatggtggaatccatccatcttccatcttccacgccacctcagcacttggaactgtggatggaagctcaagtgtaatggtggaatagtataaacgctattcttaatggagctaaaaaaacacaattaagaatgaagcttttcttcagccgttagatttcaacaactcattttaaatctacggataaaaaaaaacgcaattcttaattgcgtttttttagctccgttcttaattgcgtttaacgctattcttattggcgttcatatggattccacgaaaccgtggaacctttcttggattttctgtggaagactcccacttggaagccactagacttgacattccatagtttttccacacttggaatagtttggattccatcataagacttgctctaacaaGTGACATGTAAAAAATCGTACACATGCACACTGTAATTTTAACTTCAGTCCCACTAGCAAATAACAATACTCGTGTGTACCTGCTCATATTTACAAGGGCGCGATAGACCGCTGCAATTTGTCCCGACAAAAATTTCGAGGGAGATCCAACGATGAGGAGGGCTATATGGTTTTGAATAGGTCCCACAATACATCTCCTCAAAATTCTCGGTCAACCTAGCTTTTCTGAATTTTATTGAGTAAATAGGAAAAAAGTTTACAAGAACCTAGCTTTTCTGTATTAGGATACTAGGGATTAATCCGTGCCGTAACGACACAGGCATAGTTTTTATTTGGTTATGCATTTTTTTACGCATGGatattaaatataatatttattaattatcAAGTTTGCCCTTCTTATCATGATAAAGGTAaagcaaaaacagatagataTTTCTGTTTTTCAGTCCGCAAACCTTTTCTTATATATGTACTCATATATGATTCATTTCTAACATTTTCCTCCTTGAAGTTCTCCCAAACCATGCCCTTCCTTTCCCTGGTTGTATCCTCAATCCATCCATAGAATTATATCGGTattaattttccataattttcTCCCAAAAAAAAGAACCATTATTGATATGTTTTTTGGTTATTAAAATATATTATCAATCATTTGAAATGGTATTTCCATTTTGCATATCCCTTACTAAGATATGTAGGTTGTAACAAAATTACAACACCTGAACTCATATGTCTCGAGAATAATTATGCAGGTATTAACAGTATTCAGATCCTTGTTGATTTTGTCCCCATTAAGAACAGTCAGATTAGAGTAAAACTCAGAATTGACTCAACGATACATATCGTACTAtatgttcttactatttcaaAAACATAAAGAAAAGCTAATGCATTCACTTTAGCTATTATATTTTAAAACAGTAAGCCATTTCTGATGGAAACCATTCTACTCATATATGATGTAGTTCTAGTTATTAAAAATACCTAGATAGTCTAAGTATATAATCCAATTCTGCGGGTATGGTTCACCGAAcaaaatataggtaatggtttgtaatTTCCAAACATTGAGGCGTTTTCAACATAGTTGGATCCAGAGTTGGAAAAAATCTCTATATTTATGCATTCTAGAGAGGGAGTAATCCATGGATGGGTTACTCGCCTGGAAATTGTTGACGGATGACCGCATCAGTGTCACTTGAAAACCCCACATCGTCAGATAaacgcagtggctaagtggggacagtattgaCGGAGGATcatgtcattacaaatggtacCAGAGCCGACTGTAGATTACCTGTCGAGGGTGAAAGAGTATGTTGGACGAGTATGTTGTGTCAGGAAGGGTCTCATGAGTGACAAAGAACGCCATAGTCTAGGATTGAACATATcctggagccgaggacggctccaattaaAGTGGTGGTATTATAGTATTCCGACTCTGCATGTAGGATTCGTCGAAtaaaatataggtaatggtttttctttcctaacaccgagaccATTTCATCATAATTGGCTTCATAGTTGGCAAAAAGTTctatagttaagcatgctcggaAGAGAGTAATCCTGTGATTGGTGACCTCTTGGAAAGATGCCTCTGGATGACCGCATCGGCGACCATGGAGACCCTATGCTGTCAGATAACCACAATAGCCAAATGACAAAGGGTCAGACCATTGCATTCTAcgatattaaaataatgaaaccATGATATTAGTTAGTAAGTCAAATAGTTAACTACTTCAcctaataaaaatatattctaATAATAATAACCAATGTTATCCATaatcattgaataaaaataacgttaaaTAATTCATTAAGAAATTCGTGAGACGATGCGAAATTACTCACTGGGCATTAATACCTGCCACCATCTCTATGATCCACTAATATAATTGTTAGCCAGTCTGACTGAGTTTGGTACTGCTTTTTTCTTTCAAGAAAagtactttgaaaacatatttatagcAATGTTTTTTCATCCGAGTGTTTGGTAAAAATATTGTAAAGTGTTTTTTATGCAAAACAATTATAAACTCTATCAACTTTTAAAAGTTGGGCAGAAGGAGCTTGCAAAGGATATAGTCTATCCCTAATttcaaatttgtttttcttttctatcCCATTTCTTTTTTTAACTGACAAAAATTATCCCTAAATCTATATATTCCCATTTTTATTCGTTATATTTTATTCTATaaagataattatttttcatttttaaaacttttttattattattattattaatagatTATATCATTTAGAATCTATCAACAACAAATATTAAATAACTATTGatttttaaaaagtggttaagaaaaataatagctTCTGATAATAATACTAATTGGTAAATTTAATATTCTATATTATAAGAGACAACGGTGTTTTTCTATATCGATGGCCATCAATATTTTGGAGACATAAGAGATGGTCACGATTCGACCATCTAAAAATTTACACTTTGGGGACATAAAAGACGGTGAAAATTTTCCCAGGACAATAGTGTTTTTCTATTTGGACGGAAGTTTACATTTTTGGTGCATAAAAGATGGCCATAATTTGATCGTTCAGAGATTTACATTTTAGGGGTATAAAAGACGGTCCCTAAAATTAATGAAGTCAAGACTCGAGATTCAtccattttttaggttttccactCTCCCCTTCTCTTCGGACTCTCCACGTTTTTGCACACCCTAATATCATGCAGAGTTAATGTGAAAGTCGTTTCTCAACTGAGATTCATTCCATTTAAGAAAGAGAAAAACGCTTATCGGCAGcagttacaaaataaaataaaaagacataAAGCGAAAAATGAATCTGAATTATAAGATTTTAATTGATCAACCGATGATCTTAGTTTAAAACTTTTGCGCATGGTAATTATCTCTTCTTCTCTGCAGACTTCAATTCTCTTTTATATTGTTATATTTTGATTTCATACTTTGATGATGACATGAATTTCCTAACTTATTTTGCTGTCCAGATTGATTCTAAGTTAGGAAATGAATTTCGCTCATCAATGTTTTTAGGATTTTCTCTTTTCAACAAAATAAATCTCGCAAATTCGAGGTTGAAACTAAGGTAACTCATTATCTCAGGTATGACTCACTTTTCTTATTAGGATTGATTCTGATTGTTGTTCTTTGTTACACTAAATTTGAttgatgttatttttttttcagaAATTTCCAGTTTTGATTCATTGTTCGGCCTCGCTGGATTCATGGCGCATGTCACGCACATATTTCAGTCATTTGTgcaggtttatttgtttaagatTTTCCCTTTCATACTCAATTTCGCTATCTAGGGTGTTTGTGTTGATGCTCTAATAGGTTATTAAGAACTTTATGTTTTTCAACTCTAATATGTTTTTTAAGTTGATTTTGAAGGTATTTTAGGGTTAAGAAAATTTCCCACTGTTTTGTGTTGATTCCGATTTTGATAAACTCAGGCTCTCATAACATACATTGAAACTCTCCAAATTTAAGGTAATACACAATCCCGTAATTACCACATATTTACTTTTCTTTATGTACTTATAATCTTAATTGTTATTATGAATGGAGATGTGATCTTCATAGACATGAGATTTGAAGGCTTCTTTATAATCAGTCGAATATGTCTAAAGAGGTTTTTGATTTCCATGTCTTCATATTTTGTTCCCAATAAAACCAATTCATTTTTTATTTCAATAATATATAAAGGGAATCTAGGTTAGTCGCATAGCTTTTTAACAATTATATTCTTTGTGTGTGAATAGACAATTTACATATCAGTATTGAAGAATCCATGGATAAAACATATAACTCCTATAGGACTACATAATCATGTACCAAAATAACTACATTTGAAGGTTAGCAAGTGGTGGTGCATGAACTTGGAGTATCGTCAATGGATGAATATTTTATTAAACTTTCGCTTAGAAGATTTGCGAACATCCATTAAAATCTACCAGGATTTCTAAGGTATTCGGCTTTTAACCGTTTGTTATGTCTTACTTTCAAACATCCCTATGGAAACAAACTTTTGTTGTGCAATTAATGTAATAGTTTGGTtcgaattgttttgtttgtgataCGTACTTCGGTTATTTTCAGAATTATTAATTTCATAAAGAACATCATAGCGGCGTTTAGTATATAACCTTTCATACTCTACCATAATTATAGCAAGAATGTTATTTAGCTACTTTCGCATTTGTAGCTTTTGGGTCTATTTTCATTCTTTGTTGTCAGTGATGCAGTAATTTCTAATGGCTTCTCAACTTCGAAGAATAAGGTCCCCAGTTGTTGGTGTGGGTAATTTGAATTTTGCatttttgtctttctttttgtccTAAGTGGTTTTGCATACTTATTTCAAGTGATGGCCTTTTGAGTTTCATTTTTGCGATGGATAAGATGACATTTGCGTTTGTTGATTTAAGTTTTTGTGAGGAACTTACTTTTTCCAGTGTTGTTCCGGATAACACGAGGGACTATCGATGTTAACATTCAATTATGTCCAACGTAGATGAGTGAATTTTCTTGGAAATCAATAGAAAATATAATTGCAGCCACCGGTTTGATTTctgcttcttcaccattttcCCCCTACATATTTTCCACATGTCGTTTCTTTTCAAGTGGCCAAAAAGTCTAGAAAATCATAACCACTTCAAATAACACTTCCTAGCACACAAAGCAAAGTTTCCCTTGACATTTTGTGTTTTAAGAACAGTTACACCATCACCGAACTTAAAAGATAAATGGGATTCATTTTACAACATAATTTTCTGACTGAGTATAGTCTTTGCATGATTTTGTATTGCATGTATGTCTTCCCTTGCTGATTACCAAGATTCTTCTCACATGAATGCAAGATATTAACAAAACTATGTGCATGCCAGAACAATGTTGGCTTACGGTGGCTGGGAATGTCTGGCTTGCAACAGATGCAGTAGGAAATTTTTTGGTGATTAATATGACCACTGTATACAAAGTGTGAATCCAAAATTAAGTAACCAAAAGTCAGAGTTTGGAACTATTGACTGACAGTCGGTGGAATATTTTCCTACAGTTTTTTTAGTGTTCGTTCTCCAACCTGATCAGCTAAAAATATTCCATTAGTGTAAATTTTAGCAGTGGGCTTCATAATCTATGTTATTTCACTTTTTTGGCTAGCATATGGGCTTGGGTTCCATTTCATCGTTAGGTGAACTTGGAACATATATGTAACTAAAGAAATTCCATGTTTCACGATGTATGATCACAAGGCAGTCAAATAGTTAAACTATTGTGTGGAAGGAAAAAAAACACGACATTCACCAACCAAGAGAATCTAAGTAGAACTTCTAATGTAATGAAAACTTTTGGTTTCCTATGGACAGTCAAATAGTGgaaagaaaacttacaaaaaaTCTTTCAAAAAATCCAATGAATACTGTATATCAGAGGAAATTCACTCAAACATCTTCGACACCCACCATAGCattgaaaaaaacatatcaaTCATCTATTCTACATGATTTTcaccctttttcttaattttatgcaAATTCACCGGCTCAAAAACCACTTTACATTTACCCACGATGAATTAAATTTTTTTCAGTGATGAATCGAAAGTGAACATTtatgcaaaataaaaaaaattcagtgtTGAAATCCATAAGATGTATGCTCTTAAAAGAACTGAGGCATCGTATAAAAAGCATCAAATATAATAAGGTTGCATTTTTTATTAGAAAATTAATAAGTTTGCATTGAACAGTATAATAACAGCAACAACCATCCAAAGTTCGTGTGGTTACGGCGGGGTCATACCCTAGTTACATATATGTCTAATTGTAAAAAGTTTACTTATTTTTAAGCACggtaaaatagaataaaataattttcaaagatatgtctgtttttgtcatttgctacaatGATAGTTGAACCTGATATTTTCTCAAACACAATTTGATGGATTTTTAAATCAGTTTTAGCTTTAGTTTATGTTTTGCAATTGTTCAATTACTTTTTTACATAGCTCAGCACAGTAAAGCACATCGAAAAAGCACTTTCGTAAAACTCATTATAATACCAAACTGATCCTAACTATTAGTTAAGAGAAATATATTTATTACCATCATTAATAgaatataatttatttattatcatttttaattttacATTTATCAtgacaaattaataaatatttattatgaagagTTAATGGAACATTAGTGACATGGTAAATTTTATCCATTAGATGCATTTCTAATTCTAATCACAACCGTCAGTTATGACAAACGATTACATCCATAAATTTATCTTTTGTGacgacaaatcctgaccactctttacataggctaagttatccaaactgtgctttgtatttgagatttttatcttctttgtaatactttAGTAAGTATTTTCGGTAGGAGCGGCATATCATAGTGTTTGTTCTTAATACACAGGAAGCGACATAGGAGGAAAAAATCAATGATAACAGCGACATATCATAGTTTTCTCCTATGGGTTTTCCCTATCaagattttaatgaggcaacagtGTTGCGAATCCAACACCCAATATATCTAGGGATCTTAGTGGTTATTATCTTTTGGTTCTGTTTTGTTCTTCACTTCCTTGTAAAAACTTTTAATTGAGTACTTCAATTTTCTTAtcaaaataacaataataataataataatacacagGCAGCATTTTTCTTCTGATGTAGTTAGACAGGCATAATTAAGCTTTATCTTACATGGATAATTAGATGTATATAACGTCCTATTAATTTGAAATTAAGATGGTAGCTGATAGCTGGTACACGACTATTAGTTATACCGGTAAAATTAGTTTAGCTCTTCAATTTAGTTATGCG includes the following:
- the LOC113285408 gene encoding protein ECERIFERUM 1-like; translation: MASKPGIVTDWPWKHLGSRFKYIVLAPWVVDSMYTASKMMIRSTLRESDSRDISWDDETRMYLIILPFLWSRIIHAQIWTSYSRFRTAKAKNRIIDKPIEFEQVDRESNWDDNIIFMGVIFYSSYKWVLTAAKLNSPIPFWRTDGVVMTILLHMGPVEFLYYWFHRALHHHFLYSRYHSHHHSSIVTEPVTSVIHPFGEHIIYFLLFAIPILTVIFTGTASVVAVGGYIIYIDFMNYLGHCNFELVTISYVFNIFPFLKYIFYTPSFHSLHHTQFRTNYSLFMPIYDLIYGTMDTSSDELYDTSLRRRDEQPEVVHLSHATTLDSVYHLRLGVASLASRPYNPSTKWYLMFAWPLTYMWKVLFGYTNSFVGERNTFNGRLNIQTWVVPKYAYQYKLTSQREKINVLIENAILEAEKAGVKVISLGLLNQDEELNNNGKVYLEKHSTLKIRIVDGSSLTVALVVNHIIKIIPHGTNQVIMRGKFTKVAYTVALILCQKGSQVVVTNMDEFEKLNLKLKAMMMEATSLTLDISSNLILPTTSNHAHSQVWLVGDGFSDEDQTNAPAGTFFVPFSQIPPWIGNLKNMRKDCVYFNTPAMTVPSTIKNIHSCEDWLPRRVMSASRICGIIHAMENWDSHECDSDSLLTLEDVEKVWVASLRHGFRPSIAPV